Genomic DNA from Oscillatoria sp. FACHB-1406:
TCAAGCCCTGATTCAACAGCGATCGCGCCAAATTCTTCCACTCTTCAACCGTCTTATCTTTCCCAATCCCATAAGTAGAAAGTAAATGATGGCCGTACTGTTCTACTTTTTTTGCGCGCGAACCTCGCAGCACGTCGATGATATGTTTCATCCCAAATCGTTCGCCGCACCGCGCCACGCAAGACAGAAATTTTTGCGCTTCAATCGTCCAATCTTCCATCGGTTTGGGATCGCAACAATTATCGCACTGGCTGCAATTCCCCTTGAACTTTTCCCCAAAATAACTTAGAATAATCGTGCGGCGGCATTCCGTTCCTTCTGCATAATCGACCGTTTTATTGAGTTGTTGTTGGGCGATTCGTTGTTCGTTAGGATCGGACTTTTTATCGATAAAATATTTAACGGCATAAATATCGGAAGGGCTATAAAAGAGAATACATTTTGCCGGTTCGCTATCCCGTCCCGCTCGCCCCGATTCTTGGTAGTATTGCTCTAAAGTTTGGGGTAAGTCGTAGTGAATCACAAAACGGACATCGGGCTTATTAATTCCCATCCCAAATGCGACGGTTGCCACCATAATGGGTACGTCGTCGCGGATAAATCGATTTTGATTGGTGGTGCGGGAAAATTCTTCCATCCCAGCGTGATAAGGTAGGGCATTAATACCATCTCTTTGTAAATTGAAAACTAATTCATTAACATTGCTACGACTCAGACAGTAAATAATTCCGGAACCTTGCAGCGATTGTAACTTTTTTAGCAGTTGACTGTATTTATGCTTCTGTTTGGGAATAACTTCGTAGTAGAGATTGGGACGATTGAAACTAGCCAGATGAACGAGCGGTTGGCGCAGGTTTAATTGACTGATAATATCCTGTTGAACGCGCTCGGTAGCAGTCGCGGTGAGCGCGAGAATTGGAATATCGGGGTAGCGTTCGCGCAGCACTTTCAATTGACGATATTCGGGGCGAAAATCGTGTCCCCAATTTGAGACGCAGTGCGCTTCATCTACTGCTAATCCAGAAATTCCGATGCGGGAGCGAACTTGTTCGAGAAAAGCGAGAAACTTCTCAGTGAGGAGGCGTTCTGGGGCGACATAAAGCAGTTTAATTTTACCCCCCAGAATATCCCGGGCGCGATCGCGCGCTTCATCCGGACTCAAGCTACTATTAATAAAAGTTGCCCCAATGCCATTTTCCAGCAAGCTATCCACTTGATCTTGCATGAGGGCAATTAAGGGCGAAACAACCAACATTAAACCCGGTTTTAAGAGTGCGGGGAGTTGGAAGCAAAGCGATTTACCGCCACCTGTGGGCATAATGGCTAATAAATCGCGGTTTTGCAGGGCATTTTCAACAATTTTGCGCTGTCCGGGACGAAAGCTGTCATGACCGAAGAAGGATTTAAGGTAAACTTCGAGTTCGGATAAGTCGGCTAAAGTAGATATGGGGTTCATCTTGTCTTCTTGTTCCGTTCCTCGCTCCGAAAGTGGGTAGTTGCTATGGAAACCGCGATCCATTTTTTAGTATAAAAGGTACAAGCTCACCGAGCCAGTTACAAGTTCTTAAATGATTGGGGTTAGGGGTGCAGCGACTTACGTCCGCTCGGTGTATTTCCTCCGATCGAGAACCGCGATAATACTGAGATAATAGGGTAACTTCGATGGAGATTCTTTTCACGGTCATCGCACCTTAAAATTAGCATAGAACATTTTTACCAGTTTGTCTAAAAAACTATTTTTCGTTACTTTGCGGGATAATAAAAGTGAATCTTTATCTGCTGGAAATTGGAATTCTTATGCCAAAAGCAATTTGGAACGGTACAGTTATTGCCCAAAG
This window encodes:
- the recQ gene encoding DNA helicase RecQ, producing MNPISTLADLSELEVYLKSFFGHDSFRPGQRKIVENALQNRDLLAIMPTGGGKSLCFQLPALLKPGLMLVVSPLIALMQDQVDSLLENGIGATFINSSLSPDEARDRARDILGGKIKLLYVAPERLLTEKFLAFLEQVRSRIGISGLAVDEAHCVSNWGHDFRPEYRQLKVLRERYPDIPILALTATATERVQQDIISQLNLRQPLVHLASFNRPNLYYEVIPKQKHKYSQLLKKLQSLQGSGIIYCLSRSNVNELVFNLQRDGINALPYHAGMEEFSRTTNQNRFIRDDVPIMVATVAFGMGINKPDVRFVIHYDLPQTLEQYYQESGRAGRDSEPAKCILFYSPSDIYAVKYFIDKKSDPNEQRIAQQQLNKTVDYAEGTECRRTIILSYFGEKFKGNCSQCDNCCDPKPMEDWTIEAQKFLSCVARCGERFGMKHIIDVLRGSRAKKVEQYGHHLLSTYGIGKDKTVEEWKNLARSLLNQGLMNETTDGFPILKLNKRSWEVFRNQRRVEIPVLSQKDKRLPNSAPREIESEMLLDRLRQLRKQMADEQSIAPYIIFADSTLKVFARDKPTNLEAFGRLSGVTEYKLERYGDRFVSEIRAFVQEQKLPTPLPTSTQMVTLQYYQQGLDIDAIARARNVQASTIVNHFSELIEMNQPVEIDRLVNPKLHQPIVSAIEKLGDVSLTPLREYLGEGYSFNDIRLVRAWWRRTRSH